GAGCCGCCGATCGGCCCGCCTCCGGGCCGATCGTCTGATGTTCGTAGGCCGACTGGCCCTACGACACCGGCGGGGTGCCGCGCTCGGGTCCGGTTCCGGGTGACGATCCGGACATGCGCATCTCATACGACCGGTGGCCGCGACCCGTGCCCCTGCTCTGCGCGCCGCTCGCGCCGGCCCTGGCCGCCACCCTGCTCGTGCTGGGGTCGCCTCCGGCCGTCGCCTCCGACGGGCCGGGGACCGGGCCCGAGGTCGCCCGGCTCTACCGGGAGACCGCGCGGGCCGTCGCCTCGTACGAGCAGGGCAGGCGGGCCGCCGACGCGCAGCGCGTCAAGGCCGAGGACCTGGAGCGGCGGCTGGGCACACAGCGGCGCGAACTGGCGGTGCTGCACGACCAGGTGGGCGGGGTCGCCCGGGCCCAGTATCGCGACGGCGGCTCGCTCACCCTCACCGCCCGGATGCTGCTCTCGAAGAACCCCGACCAGCTGATGCGCGGTCAGCAGATCGCCTCGCAGGCCGCGGCGGCCGTGAACCGGCTGCTCGACAGCTCCCGCCGGGCGCAGACCCGGCTGGAGCGGGCCGAGGGCGCGGCGCGCGGCGCGCGGCAGGCGCTCGATCTGAAGGTCGCCCGGCTCGACCGCATCAAGAAGGGCATCGAGACCCGGCTCGAAGAGGCACAGTGGAAGCTCCAGGCGGAGGCGAACCGCAGCGCCGCGGCGGGCAGCTGCCGGGGCGCGGTGCGGATCGACCAGCCCGGCGGGCCGCCGCGCGGGCGTTCCTGGGTGGCGCCGGTGGAGGCGTACACGCTCTCCGCGGGGTTCGACAGCGCCGGCGATCGCTGGGCGCACCGGCACACCGGCCAGGACTTCGCGGTGCCGATCGGCACGCCCGTGCGGTCGGTGGGGGCGGGCCGGGTGGTCCGGGTGTCGTGCGGCGGCGGCTTCGGCATCGAGGTGGTCGTCGGTCACGAGGACGGCTGGTACTCGCAGTACGCGCACCTGGCCTCCGCGGCCGTCGACCCCGGCGAGCGGGTGCTGACCGGACAGTGGATCGGGCAGTCCGGGACGACCGGCAACTCGACGGGCCCGCACCTGCACTTCGAGACGCGGCTGACGCCTCAGCTCGGGTCGGGCGTCGATCCGCAGCGCTGGCTCGCGGAGCGCGGGGTGCGGCTGCGGGACACGGTCCCGGCGGGCGAGGAGTCGGGCGAAGGGGCGGCCGGCTCGGACCCCGGGCGGCCGACGGTCCCGGACGCGGTTCCCGTACCGGTGCCCGACGCGCCCCCGGTACCCGCCCCCGCCCCCTCCCTGGTCACAGGGAAGCCAGGATCTCCTCGATGACGAGGGCGACGCCGTCCTCGTTGTTGGCGACGGTTCGGCCGGAGGCGGCGGTGATCACCTCGGGGTGCGCGTTGCCCATCGCGTACGAACGCCCGGCCCAGGTGAGCATCTCGATGTCGTTGGGCATGTCGCCGAAGGCGACGACCTCAGCGGCCGTGATGCCGCGCTCGGCGCAGCAGTGCGCGAGCGTCGAGGCCTTGGAGACGCCGAGTCCGCTGATCTCCAGGAGCGCCGTGGGGCTGGACCGGGTGAACGACGCCAGGTCGCCGGCCGCCTCGCGGGCCAGCGCCAGGAAGACGTCGGGGTCGAGGTCCTGGTGCTGGGCGAGGAGCTTGAGCACCGGGGCCGCGGCGCCCGGCGTCTCCTCGAACAGCAGTTTCTCCGCCGTGGCGACGGTCGCGCCGGGGTCGAAGAAGAACGGCGGGTACGCCGGCTCGTAGTGGATGCCGGTGGTCAGCTCGACCGCGAAGGACGTTCCCTCCGCGGCAATGCGCAGCCGCTGGACGACCTCCAGGGCCGTCGGCCGCTCCAGCGGACGGACCTCCAGAAACGTTCCTCCGGAGTGGAGGTCGACGACGGCGGCGCCGTTCGCGCAGATGGCGAGGCCGTGCCCGTGGACGTGATCGCTGACGACGTCCATCCAGCGGGCGGGGCGCCCGGTGACGAAGAAGACCTCGATCCCGGCGGCCTCGGCCGCGGCGAGCGCGGCGACGGTCCGCGCGGAGACGGACTTGTCGTCCCTCAGCAGGGTGCCGTCGAGGTCGGTGGCGATCAGTCTGGGGACCGGGGCGGCGTCGCGCGCGGGGAGGGATGAGGTCACGGACCCATTCTCACGCACCGAGTGCACGGGCGTGCGGATGCCCGCACATCTGAGTGGGGCACGCGGCGCCCGGGTGGAGGGACAGCGGGGCGCAGGGGGCGCACGGGGCGGAGGGGCGGCACGGAGGCCGCGGTCGGTCCGGGCCCCGGGTGCGGTTCTGGCCGGGGCCGCAGACGCCCTGATGCCAGGTGTCGGTGGGGCCACGTACTGTCGGGGTATGCGTTTGAGCACCGTGATCCTCCCGACCCGCCGCTGGCACGAGGGCGGCCGCGACCAGTGGCTGCGCGCCGAGCAGCTCGGTTTCCACGCCGCGTACACCTACGACCACCTGTCCTGGCGGACCTTCCGGGACGGCCCCTGGTTCGGCGCCGTACCGACCCTGACCGCCGCCGCGGGCGTCACCGACCGGCTGCGCCTGGGCACGATGGTCACCTCGCCGAACTTCCGGCACCCGGTCACCCTCGCCAAGGAACTGATCACGCTGGACGACGTCTCCGGCGGCCGGATCACGCTCGGCATCGGCGCCGGCGGCGTCGGTTTCGACGCGACGGCACTGGGCCAGGAGCCGTGGACGCCGAAGGAGCGGGCGGACCGGCTCGGCGAGTTCGTGCCGCTGCTCGACCGGCTGCTCAGCGAGGACGTCGTCTCGTACGAGGGCACGTTCTACTCCGCGGACGAGGTACGCAACATCCCGGGCTGCGTGCAGCGGCCGCGGCTGCCGTTCGCGGTGGCGGCGACGGGCCCGCGCGGGCTGCGACTGGCGGCGAGGTACGGGCAGGCATGGGTGACCACGGGCGATCCGAAGCTCTTCGAGGAGGGCACGCCGGAGCAGTCGCTCGAGGCGATCCGCGGTCAGGTCGAGAAGCTCGGCGCCGCCTGCGCGGAGACCGGCCGGGACGTGGCCGCGATGGACAAGATCCTGCTCACCGGCTTCACCCCGGACCGTCCGCTGGAGTCCTTCGACGCCTTCGTCGACTTCGCCGGGCGCCACTACGAGCTGGGCTTCACGGAGATCGTGATCCACATGCCGATCGCGGATTCGCAGTTCGCGGCGGACGAGTCGGTCTTCGACAAGATCGCCTCGGAGGGCCTGGCCCAGCTGGGCCTCAGCGCACCTGGGAACTGAGCCACGGGGTGAGCGTGCCGCGCAGGACCAGCTCCTTGTAGCTCTCGTCGCCGGGCAGGGGCACGACCAGCCACCAGCCGGACGGCCAGAACCGGCCCTTCGCCGTCACGTGGGCGAGCCCGCCGTACACGGAGCGGAGGAAGGCGGGGACGGAGTCGCGCGGCACGTCCGCGAACTCCACCCCGTCGACGTGGATCTTCGCGTCGTCCTCGGGGAAGAGCTGGACGCTCACCGCTGGGGAGCCGCCCAGCTCGACGAAGGCCTCGTGCGGCAGCGAGCCGTCCGAGTCGAGGACGGCGAACGCGCCGGAGGAAGTGCGGCGCGAGGTCTGGTCCGCGCCGATGTCGTCGGTCACCGTCATCTCGCGGTTCTCGGCGCGGGCGATCTCGCGGATCGCGGTGACGGCCGACTCGGTGGTGGGCAGGTGCGGGTGTCCCATGGAGTCGATCATGCATCAGCCCGGGAAGCGGAGGAACTCCGGAGGCACGGCGTCGGTCAGCCAGACGCCATTGGCACTGATGTGGAAGACGTGACCGGCGCGGTGCATCGCCCCGGCGTCCACGCTGAGGATCACCGGGCGGCCGCGGCGCGCGCCGACCCGGGTCGCGGTCTCCCGGTCCGCCGAGAGGTGGACGTGGTGGCGGGCCATCGGGCGCAGCCCCTCGGCGCGGATCGCGTCCAGGAATCGGGCGACCGTGCCGTGGTAGAGGTACGCGGGCGGTTCGACGGCAGGCAGGTCGAGGTCCACCTCCACGGTGTGGCCCTGGCTCGCGCGGATGCGGGTCCCCTCCACCGCGAAGCGCTTCTTGTCGTTGGAAGCGACGACGTGGTCCAGCTCGGCGCGGGTGATCGGGAAGCCGTGCGCGGCGGTCGCGCGCAGCAGCGTGTCGATCTCTGTCCAGCCCTGCGCGTCGAGGACCAGACCGATCCGCTCCGGCTGATGGCGCAGATGCTTCGAGAGGTACTTCGACACCCTCACGGTGCGTCGCTCGTCCATGGATTGTTCGTTCATCGGCTCAGGATGCCCGAGCTTCGCGAGGCCGACCATTCAATTGAGGCGAGGAGGTTTGATCCACAGCGAACTGGAGTTATCCACAGGGGAATTGGCGATTCTGTGGACAACTGCACAGCAAGATAAGCTGATTTGTGCAACTCAAGTCTGATTGGCGCGACTTGTGGCAAGCGCGTCCAATGTTCGTGCCTGTACCTCACGTTCGGCGGCTGCGGCGAAGAACGCGGCGACGTTCTCCTGCCCAACGAGCTTCTCCACGGCCCGGATCGTCTCCGGCGGAAGGTTCACCCGAGGCGGCTCCTCCTCGCGCAGCGGAAGGGTGTCCGCGGTCAGGTGGTGCTGGAGGTGCCGGTTCGCGAACAGCCGCATGGCGCGCGCCAGTTCCGCGTCGACCGTCTGCTGTGCGAGCGGTCGCAGCCGGCGCACCATCGTCGCCGCGGCAGCCGCGTCCGCGTCGGTCGGCGGCCGGTGCTCCAGGTAGCGCGCGAAGACGTGCTCGGTCGTGAACTCCAGGAAACGGGACGCTATGTGCTCGACCTGGCCGCGAAGTTCTCGCAGATGACCGGTGATTGCCGACAGCGGAACGCCCGCCGCGTACAACTCGGCCGCCACCGACAGCTCTTGCGGACTGGGGACGAGGAACTCCTCCGCCCGGTCCGGGATCGGCACCAGGACGCCCAGTTCCATCGCGTCCTGGATCGCGTCCTCGTCCGGCTCGCCGCCGAACCGCGCGTCCAGCTCCGCGCGGGAGATCCGGTCCGCCTCCTCGTCGGTCCACGGTCCGTCGACCTCGGCCACCAGCCCGAGGACCCCGCCCAGGCCGCGCCCGGTGTCCCAGGCCTCCAGGAGCTCCTTGATCGAGGCCAGCGTGTAGCCGCGGTCCAGCAGGTCCGCGATCTGCCGCAGCCGGGCCAGGTGCGCGTCCCCGTACACGTTGGACCGGCCCCGGCGCTCCGGCCGCGGCAGCAGGCCGCGGTCCTGGTAGGCACGGATCGTCCGGACCGTGGCACCGCTGTGGTGCGCCAGGTCCTCGATCCGGTACTCGGGCGCCCGGTACCCGGCCGGCCGGTACTCCGCCGCCGGCGACTGCGTCGACACTGACTGCTCAGACAAGACCGCTCCTCCGCACTTTCTGCGAGGGATGGTACGGCCGCCGCCGGAAGACCGGCACGGCCGTACCGTCTCCTGCGCTCCGGCTACGCCGGCGGCTCCCACCGGGCCAGCGCGCGCAGCGTACGCGGCGTGAAGCGGGACATGAAGCGCACGCCGTGCGCCTCCGGCGTGACCGGGACGACCGCCTGGTTGCGCAGCACCGCGCGCAGGATCGCGTCCGCGACCTTCTCCGGTGGGTAGTTGCGCAGCCCGTACATCCGCGAGGCCTTCTTCTGCCGGCGGGTCTGCTCCTCGTCGCCCGCCCCGGCGAACCTCGCGGTCGCGGTGATGTTGGTGTTGACGATGCCCGGGCATATCGCCGTGACGCCGATGCCCTGCCCGGCCAGTTCCGCGCGCAGGCACTCGCTCAGCATCAGCACCGCCGCCTTCGACGTGCTGTACGCGGGCAGCGCCCGGGACGGCTGGAACGCGGCGGCCGACGCGGTGTTGACGATGTGGCCGCCCTGCCCGCGCTCGGCCATCTGCGCACCGAAGACCCGGCAGCCGTGGATGACGCCCCACAGATTGACGTCGAGGACCTTCTTCCACTCCTCGGTGGTGGTGTCGAAGAACGAGCCGCTCAGCCCGATCCCTGCGTTGTTGACCAGGACGTCCACCACGC
This sequence is a window from Streptomyces sp. HUAS YS2. Protein-coding genes within it:
- a CDS encoding M23 family metallopeptidase, encoding MRISYDRWPRPVPLLCAPLAPALAATLLVLGSPPAVASDGPGTGPEVARLYRETARAVASYEQGRRAADAQRVKAEDLERRLGTQRRELAVLHDQVGGVARAQYRDGGSLTLTARMLLSKNPDQLMRGQQIASQAAAAVNRLLDSSRRAQTRLERAEGAARGARQALDLKVARLDRIKKGIETRLEEAQWKLQAEANRSAAAGSCRGAVRIDQPGGPPRGRSWVAPVEAYTLSAGFDSAGDRWAHRHTGQDFAVPIGTPVRSVGAGRVVRVSCGGGFGIEVVVGHEDGWYSQYAHLASAAVDPGERVLTGQWIGQSGTTGNSTGPHLHFETRLTPQLGSGVDPQRWLAERGVRLRDTVPAGEESGEGAAGSDPGRPTVPDAVPVPVPDAPPVPAPAPSLVTGKPGSPR
- a CDS encoding Cof-type HAD-IIB family hydrolase, whose product is MTSSLPARDAAPVPRLIATDLDGTLLRDDKSVSARTVAALAAAEAAGIEVFFVTGRPARWMDVVSDHVHGHGLAICANGAAVVDLHSGGTFLEVRPLERPTALEVVQRLRIAAEGTSFAVELTTGIHYEPAYPPFFFDPGATVATAEKLLFEETPGAAAPVLKLLAQHQDLDPDVFLALAREAAGDLASFTRSSPTALLEISGLGVSKASTLAHCCAERGITAAEVVAFGDMPNDIEMLTWAGRSYAMGNAHPEVITAASGRTVANNEDGVALVIEEILASL
- a CDS encoding LLM class flavin-dependent oxidoreductase, with amino-acid sequence MRLSTVILPTRRWHEGGRDQWLRAEQLGFHAAYTYDHLSWRTFRDGPWFGAVPTLTAAAGVTDRLRLGTMVTSPNFRHPVTLAKELITLDDVSGGRITLGIGAGGVGFDATALGQEPWTPKERADRLGEFVPLLDRLLSEDVVSYEGTFYSADEVRNIPGCVQRPRLPFAVAATGPRGLRLAARYGQAWVTTGDPKLFEEGTPEQSLEAIRGQVEKLGAACAETGRDVAAMDKILLTGFTPDRPLESFDAFVDFAGRHYELGFTEIVIHMPIADSQFAADESVFDKIASEGLAQLGLSAPGN
- a CDS encoding RNA 2'-phosphotransferase, with protein sequence MDERRTVRVSKYLSKHLRHQPERIGLVLDAQGWTEIDTLLRATAAHGFPITRAELDHVVASNDKKRFAVEGTRIRASQGHTVEVDLDLPAVEPPAYLYHGTVARFLDAIRAEGLRPMARHHVHLSADRETATRVGARRGRPVILSVDAGAMHRAGHVFHISANGVWLTDAVPPEFLRFPG
- a CDS encoding MerR family transcriptional regulator, encoding MSTQSPAAEYRPAGYRAPEYRIEDLAHHSGATVRTIRAYQDRGLLPRPERRGRSNVYGDAHLARLRQIADLLDRGYTLASIKELLEAWDTGRGLGGVLGLVAEVDGPWTDEEADRISRAELDARFGGEPDEDAIQDAMELGVLVPIPDRAEEFLVPSPQELSVAAELYAAGVPLSAITGHLRELRGQVEHIASRFLEFTTEHVFARYLEHRPPTDADAAAAATMVRRLRPLAQQTVDAELARAMRLFANRHLQHHLTADTLPLREEEPPRVNLPPETIRAVEKLVGQENVAAFFAAAAEREVQARTLDALATSRANQT